In one window of uncultured Acetobacteroides sp. DNA:
- the mazG gene encoding nucleoside triphosphate pyrophosphohydrolase, with protein MNDKQQSFDRLLKIMDELREKCPWDREQTFESLRSNTIEETYELIDAINASDIPNIKKELGDILLHVVFYSKMASEKQWFEVSDVVNALCDKLIYRHPHVFGQEQAESAAQVLRSWEELKLKEKDGNKSVLSGVPSALPALIKANRIQEKVRAVGFDWEERSQVWDKVQEELDELRVEVEAMNRERMEKEFGDLLFSVVNAARLYDIDPEAALELTNRKFIKRFGYLEEKTIKQGQPLKDMSLDQMNVIWEEAKKYD; from the coding sequence GGACGAGCTCCGCGAGAAGTGCCCCTGGGACCGCGAGCAGACCTTCGAGAGCCTGCGCAGCAACACCATAGAGGAGACCTACGAGTTGATCGACGCCATCAACGCCAGCGACATCCCCAACATCAAAAAGGAGCTGGGCGACATCCTGCTCCACGTGGTATTCTACTCGAAGATGGCCTCCGAGAAGCAGTGGTTCGAGGTTTCGGACGTGGTAAACGCCCTTTGCGATAAGCTCATCTACCGCCACCCGCACGTGTTCGGGCAGGAGCAGGCCGAGAGCGCCGCTCAGGTGCTCCGCAGCTGGGAGGAGCTGAAGCTAAAGGAGAAGGACGGCAACAAGAGCGTCCTCTCGGGCGTGCCCAGCGCGCTTCCGGCGCTCATCAAGGCCAACCGAATTCAGGAGAAGGTGCGCGCCGTGGGGTTCGACTGGGAGGAGCGCAGCCAGGTGTGGGACAAGGTGCAGGAGGAGCTCGACGAGCTGCGCGTGGAGGTGGAAGCCATGAACCGCGAACGGATGGAGAAGGAGTTCGGCGACCTACTCTTCTCGGTGGTCAACGCCGCTAGGCTCTACGACATCGACCCGGAAGCCGCCCTGGAGCTCACCAACCGAAAGTTCATCAAGCGCTTTGGCTACCTGGAGGAGAAGACCATCAAGCAGGGGCAGCCCCTCAAGGATATGTCGCTCGACCAGATGAACGTGATCTGGGAAGAGGCTAAGAAGTACGACTAA